The Gemella massiliensis genome contains a region encoding:
- a CDS encoding Asp23/Gls24 family envelope stress response protein, with the protein MSIEINNELGAVSISDDVVSSVAGGTAVSCYGIIGMASKNQVKDGIIEILGKENYSKGIVVKREDEKLVIDLYIIVMYGTKISEIASNVQSSVKYQIEKTLGVKVDSVNIYIQGIKVNK; encoded by the coding sequence ATGTCAATAGAAATTAATAATGAATTGGGAGCTGTATCGATTAGCGATGATGTTGTTTCATCAGTAGCAGGTGGGACAGCTGTGAGTTGTTACGGTATTATTGGTATGGCTAGTAAAAACCAAGTAAAAGATGGAATTATTGAAATTTTAGGAAAAGAAAACTATTCAAAAGGAATAGTGGTAAAAAGAGAAGATGAAAAATTAGTAATCGACTTATATATTATTGTAATGTATGGAACAAAAATTTCAGAAATAGCAAGTAATGTTCAATCATCAGTAAAATACCAAATAGAAAAAACACTAGGTGTCAAAGTAGATTCAGTAAATATCTATATTCAAGGCATTAAGGTTAATAAATAG